A portion of the Meleagris gallopavo isolate NT-WF06-2002-E0010 breed Aviagen turkey brand Nicholas breeding stock chromosome 16, Turkey_5.1, whole genome shotgun sequence genome contains these proteins:
- the TMEM186 gene encoding transmembrane protein 186 produces the protein LRRWAPAAAAPQKAGDGKSEEFDVVYRFPGIRYCRVLSRLKLLQTATTLLVLPPVCYLHLQQQLPQAVLLYTAGIAVFAAAMLYGMSYFFRRIIGLIYLSESGRTVKVAHLTFWGRRNDICCPLETVMTLDEVGDARGELLLRFRRYDSTEILYFTLKYGQIVDRQKFMQIFGELQ, from the coding sequence CTGCGCCGCTGGGCTCCCGCTGCCGCGGCCCCGCAGAAGGCTGGAGATGGGAAAAGCGAAGAGTTCGACGTGGTGTACAGGTTCCCGGGCATCAGGTACTGCCGCGTGCTGTCCAGGCTGAAGCTGCTGCAGACCGCGACCACGCTGCTGGTGCTGCCGCCCGTCTGCTACctgcacctgcagcagcagctgccccaggcCGTGCTGCTCTACACAGCCGGCATCGCCGTCTTTGCTGCAGCGATGCTGTACGGGATGAGCTACTTTTTCAGACGAATTATCGGGCTGATCTACTTAAGTGAAAGCGGAAGAACTGTCAAAGTGGCCCACTTGACGTTCTGGGGGAGGCGCAACGACATCTGCTGTCCCCTGGAGACGGTGATGACTTTGGATGAGGTTGGGGATGCCAGGGGAGAGCTGCTTCTCCGGTTCAGGCGGTATGACAGCACAGAGATCTTATATTTCACACTTAAATACGGCCAGATTGTGGACAGACAGAAGTTTATGCAAATATTTGGAGAGCTGCAGTGA
- the LOC104913366 gene encoding 4-aminobutyrate aminotransferase, mitochondrial-like: MKTEVPGPRSRELMKQLNGIQNAEAVHFFCNYEESRGNYLVDVDGNRMLDLYSQISSIPIGRKQLYQKFCCVLLFSQLLPNKLVN; this comes from the exons ATGAAGACAGAAGTTCCTGGACCACGATCTCGG gaaCTAATGAAGCAGCTGAATGGAATTCAG aatgcCGAAGCTGTGCACTTCTTCTGCAACTACGAAGAGAGCCGAGGGAACTACCTTGTGGATGTGGATGGCAATCGCATGCTGGATCTCTACTCTCAGATTTCATCCATCCCGATAGGTAGGAAACAGCTGTACCAAAAGTTTTGCTGTGTCCTTTTGTTCTCTCAGCTGCTACCAAACAAGTTGGTTAATTAA